One region of Vigna angularis cultivar LongXiaoDou No.4 chromosome 10, ASM1680809v1, whole genome shotgun sequence genomic DNA includes:
- the LOC108321256 gene encoding thaumatin-like protein 1, which yields MAQLSYTPHPSQALLAIALFLVFRGVSGATFTFVNKCDYTVWPGILGTPELASTGFELAKGGSKSFQAPTGWSGRFWGRTGCQFDNSGRGTCATADCGSGEVNCNGAGASPPATLAEFTLGTGSMDYYDVSLVDGYNLPMMVAARGGSGSCATTGCGEDLNRRCPSELRVEGGDACQSACGAFGKPEYCCDGAFGNPSTCKPSTYSEIFKSVCPKAYSYAYDDATSTFTCSGADYTITFCPSSPSLKSSTDSSPKGTDSGSGSVTGTGSSVEQSELASTSWLADMATATGASTRARPFVTSKVSFLVVVVFILCLLVGPSLSQ from the exons ATGGCTCAGCTCTCATATACCCCACACCCTTCTCAAGCGCTCTTGGCCATCGCACTCTTCCTCGTCTTCAGAg GGGTTTCAGGGGCAACCTTTACTTTCGTCAACAAGTGCGATTACACGGTGTGGCCAGGGATTTTAGGCACGCCGGAACTCGCAAGCACGGGCTTTGAACTCGCGAAGGGGGGTTCCAAAAGCTTCCAGGCTCCGACCGGTTGGTCCGGTAGATTCTGGGGCAGAACCGGTTGCCAGTTCGACAATTCCGGCCGCGGGACGTGCGCCACCGCCGACTGCGGTTCCGGAGAGGTCAACTGCAACGGTGCCGGAGCCTCCCCGCCGGCTACTCTCGCCGAGTTCACTCTCGGCACCGGTTCCATGGACTACTACGACGTGAGCCTCGTCGACGGCTATAATCTGCCCATGATGGTGGCGGCGAGAGGCGGGTCGGGGTCCTGCGCCACCACGGGGTGCGGCGAGGACCTCAATCGGCGTTGCCCATCGGAACTGAGGGTGGAGGGCGGCGACGCGTGTCAGAGCGCGTGCGGCGCGTTTGGGAAACCGGAGTATTGCTGCGACGGCGCGTTTGGTAACCCTTCGACTTGCAAGCCTTCTACTTACTCTGAAATTTTCAAGTCAGTATGTCCCAAAGCCTATAGTTACGCGTATGATGATGCCACTAGCACGTTCACGTGTTCTGGCGCCGACTACACAATAACATTTTGCCCCTCTTCTCCTAG TTTGAAGTCTTCAACAGATTCTAGTCCAAAGGGAACGGATTCTGGGTCTGGGAGTGTGACGGGGACAGGTTCGTCGGTGGAACAATCGGAATTGGCTTCTACTTCGTGGTTAGCCGACATGGCAACGGCGACAGGGGCTTCGACGCGAGCACGGCCTTTTGTGACTTCAAAGGTGTCTTTTTTGGTGGTTGTTGTTTTCATTCTTTGTCTTTTGGTGGGTCCATCTCTCTCCCAGTGA